The following coding sequences lie in one Eremothecium sinecaudum strain ATCC 58844 chromosome IV, complete sequence genomic window:
- the YOP1 gene encoding Yop1p (Syntenic homolog of Ashbya gossypii ADR063W; Syntenic homolog of Saccharomyces cerevisiae YPR028W (YOP1); 1-intron in Ashbya gossypii) produces the protein MPDFVSKARQQMSDIDKHFAGNRYLQEFERRTSLPKSYAVLGGVALYLLLVFINVGGVGEILSNFVGFVLPGYYSLKALKTANTADDTQLLTYWIVFAFLSVIEFWSKAILYWVPFYWFFKTIFLLFIALPQFGGAEIVYNTIIAPLTDPYIAPNFSKKASGISSKLGQAAKDATSGKSSGAAAKSFD, from the exons ATGCCAGACTTTGTGAGCAAGGCTAGACAGCAAATGTCAGATATTGACAAG CACTTCGCAGGTAACCGCTACTTGCAAGAGTTCGAGAGGAGAACCAGTCTTCCAAAATCTTATGCTGTACTTGGAGGTGTTGCCCTTTATCTTCTACTTGTGTTTATTAATGTGGGTGGGGTTGGTGAAATCCTGTCCAATTTTGTCGGATTTGTATTGCCAGGTTACTACTCTTTGAAGGCTTTAAAGACCGCTAATACTGCCGATGACACTCAACTTTTGACCTATTGGATTGTATTTGCTTTCTTAAGTGTAATTGAGTTCTGGTCTAAGGCCATCTTGTATTGGGTTCCATTCTACTGGTTTTTCAAGACCATCTTTTTACTATTCATCGCTTTGCCACAATTTGGCGGCGCTGAAATTGTTTATAACACGATCATTGCTCCTTTAACAGATCCATACATTGCCCCAAACTTCTCTAAGAAAGCATCGGGAATATCCTCTAAACTGGGACAAGCTGCTAAAGATGCGACTTCGGGCAAATCGTCTGGAGCAGCCGCAAAGTCCTTTGATTAA
- the ECM21 gene encoding Ecm21p (Syntenic homolog of Ashbya gossypii ADR065W; Syntenic homolog of Saccharomyces cerevisiae YBL101C (ECM21) and YPR030W (CSR2)), translated as MPSTPTWTGEQSGSSKDSGRNRRRSIAVAQRIASIFSPQPDSESFSGREQARFQKPRRSSTPAIVTPLVYTPMLSPSAVDCTPIDSGGSSAIEDDRTESTPSYSIAYEENNSGGKRYDLDNKWLMNAFMGSHDYCCSGLSASQQYLVDYLTERGFIQPNLLVSNDDVSMYAVTSGKMVFLNNLGTSDDEYLNNLSNLDSSDMEFETRDGTAATDVDDNPEAYRDVCSNGSSAVESLDSDMADGAAPEPVRQFTNHESDRSITSFNIAVVVSINKPVCATPLLARLLSYAWVYWNSGVPPEYRKFEECYITGELEWKLTNENYSLYVPPSLSPEAQIIQNNDISFMPKFFRPKRSTNATEIDRRTFKEQYFKEKLPNKVQRYETGHYVFILPVNFGSDVPETIYVPSGRLHYSFSCGFRTVNMEEVIPVLQEPSSGLKSEDSSPQTKIAGQFMKAVRNHLSIFNPVSQSNALKGLVYGSMPIIVVRTPPLRSVSTADKPIYINRVWNNSLCYEVSLSQKYVPLGSELPLTIKLVPLVKDISLKRLRVNIVERISFVSKSLEYEFDQVDAMLHDPCTPYYRDLQLKRLPYRTLSLLDVRTKGKKPNALNEEMVENAVSENLLAYSNVRDRTNGNLVDVIKPLTIKTKVRFPKFSMITRKTVRKFPPYGIEDFISQDTRCNRSTAAQAVFGFISGRRHSHSLDSRGSMSVPSTASSRETPTYFQSDSSIPVRHTSRANDAKRGLYMDSVTFPNINVKHKLEVVMRISKREPKTGRIKHFEVFVDAPIILVSQHCDAQNIDLPTYDMATKTSLLSSSILPTFEEATMGTSSSRSSNLASLHFSPHSSPTPRTPNEPDDISVLQLSLSRTDSSHEMENTTPSYFSGSFKFSNMDEVLSFSSEESEEGPS; from the coding sequence ATGCCATCGACTCCCACTTGGACTGGTGAACAAAGTGGTTCAAGCAAGGATTCTGGTCGTAATAGAAGGCGATCTATAGCAGTTGCACAACGTATTGCCTCGATATTTAGCCCCCAGCCGGACTCTGAGTCATTTTCCGGACGAGAACAAGCGCGTTTTCAAAAACCAAGAAGATCTAGTACTCCGGCGATCGTAACTCCCCTTGTTTATACGCCTATGCTATCCCCATCCGCTGTTGATTGTACACCTATAGATTCTGGTGGTTCCTCCGCGATTGAAGATGACCGCACAGAATCTACACCTAGCTACTCCATTGCATATGAGGAAAATAATAGTGGGGGTAAAAGATATGATTTGGATAATAAATGGTTAATGAATGCTTTTATGGGCAGTCATGATTACTGCTGCAGCGGTTTGTCTGCATCCCAGCAGTATTTAGTTGACTATCTAACGGAACGAGGATTTATCCAGCCTAATTTGTTGGTATCCAACGACGATGTGTCTATGTATGCGGTGACATCAGGTAAGATGGTGTTCCTGAATAACCTGGGTACTTCTGATGATGAATATTTGAATAACTTGAGCAATCTTGACTCCAGCGATATGGAATTTGAAACGCGGGATGGTACCGCTGCGACGGATGTTGATGATAATCCGGAAGCCTACAGGGACGTATGTTCAAACGGCAGTTCTGCCGTAGAGAGTTTGGATAGTGATATGGCTGATGGGGCGGCTCCGGAGCCGGTAAGACAGTTCACTAATCACGAATCTGATCGTAGTATCACTTCATTTAACATTGCAGTCGTTGTATCTATTAATAAGCCTGTGTGCGCTACGCCGCTACTAGCAAGACTGCTTTCCTATGCTTGGGTATACTGGAATAGTGGGGTGCCTCCAGAGTATCGTAAGTTTGAGGAGTGTTATATTACAGGGGAATTAGAGTGGAAGTTGACTAATGAAAACTACAGCCTTTATGTTCCTCCGTCTCTTTCTCCAGAGGCTCAGATCATCCAAAATAATGATATTTCGTTTATGCCTAAGTTTTTTAGACCGAAGAGGTCCACTAATGCCACCGAAATTGATAGGAGGACTTTCAAAGAGCAGTATTTCAAGGAAAAATTGCCGAACAAAGTCCAAAGGTATGAGACGGGGCACTATGTGTTTATATTACCTGTAAATTTTGGAAGCGATGTCCCTGAGACTATATATGTACCTTCGGGGAGGTTACATTATAGTTTCTCTTGCGGATTTCGAACTGTTAATATGGAGGAGGTTATCCCAGTGTTACAGGAGCCGTCTTCTGGTCTGAAATCGGAGGATTCATCCCCACAGACTAAAATTGCTGGACAATTTATGAAAGCCGTGAGGAATCATTTGAGCATATTCAATCCTGTGTCTCAAAGTAATGCTTTAAAAGGGTTGGTATATGGTTCTATGCCTATTATCGTAGTGAGAACGCCTCCGTTGCGGTCAGTATCTACTGCAGACAAACCAATCTATATCAACAGGGTTTGGAATAATTCACTATGCTATGAAGTTTCACTGAGTCAAAAATATGTGCCCCTTGGATCGGAACTTCCACTTACAATCAAGTTGGTTCCTTTGGTGAAGGATATTTCGTTAAAACGTTTAAGAGTTAATATTGTGGAAAGGATCTCGTTTGTATCTAAGAGTTTGGAATATGAATTTGACCAAGTAGATGCCATGCTTCATGATCCATGTACTCCATACTATAGAGATTTGCAACTAAAGAGACTTCCCTACCGAACTCTAAGTTTGTTAGATGTCCGCACAAAAGGCAAGAAGCCAAACGCTCTGAACGAAGAAATGGTAGAAAACGCTGTCTCGGAGAATCTACTTGCGTATTCTAATGTGCGTGACCGCACTAATGGTAATTTGGTTGATGTCATTAAGCCCTTAACTATTAAAACCAAAGTGAGGTTCCCAAAATTCTCGATGATTACCCGAAAAACCGTTCGCAAGTTTCCTCCCTACGGGATTGAGGATTTTATTTCTCAAGATACGCGCTGCAATCGTTCTACTGCTGCGCAGGCAGTCTTTGGTTTTATATCTGGCAGACGACACTCCCATTCGTTAGATAGCCGTGGTTCAATGTCAGTACCGTCTACAGCCTCATCTCGTGAGACCCCTACGTATTTCCAAAGTGATAGCAGCATTCCTGTTAGGCACACCAGCAGAGCCAACGATGCCAAACGCGGACTTTATATGGACAGCGTAACTTTCCCTAATATTAACGTTAAGCATAAGCTGGAGGTGGTGATGCGTATCAGTAAGCGTGAACCTAAGACAGGGAGAATCAAACACTTCGAAGTGTTCGTTGATGCCCCTATAATCTTGGTATCACAGCATTGCGATGCACAGAATATTGACCTCCCTACTTATGATATGGCTACTAAAACAAGTCTTCTTTCCTCTTCCATTCTTCCAACATTTGAGGAAGCAACCATGGGCACCTCGTCCTCCAGGTCTTCAAATTTGGCTTCTCTTCATTTTTCTCCGCACAGCTCGCCCACGCCGCGAACGCCTAATGAACCTGATGATATTTCTGTACTTCAACTTTCTCTATCACGCACTGATTCTTCACATGAAATGGAAAATACTACCCCATCGTACTTCTCAGGTAGCTTCAAATTTAGTAACATGGATGAAGTACTAAGTTTCAGCTCGGAAGAGTCGGAGGAAGGGCCATCTTAA
- the SFT2 gene encoding Sft2p (Syntenic homolog of Ashbya gossypii ADR066C; Syntenic homolog of Saccharomyces cerevisiae YBL102W (SFT2)) translates to MSVADDQNGNLRNSFNRWNEARSQNQSRGLGQSAKELFSGWADSINERTQGIYQRLPLTQQDLVQTQEPEWFSLTRMERLALFGCFILGSIGCFAICFMLFPVLALKPRKFGMLWSMGSMLFILAFGVLQGPVAYMKHLTSKDRLPFTLFFFLTCFLTIYFAAFTRSTLLTIPCALLELVAVVYYAISYFPFGGQGLRMMSTFGLSSARGALRI, encoded by the coding sequence ATGAGTGTTGCTGATGACCAGAATGGTAACTTACGGAACTCTTTTAATCGTTGGAATGAAGCAAGGAGTCAGAACCAATCAAGAGGTTTAGGTCAAAGTGCTAAAGAACTGTTCTCAGGATGGGCAGACTCCATTAATGAAAGAACCCAGGGAATATATCAGAGGCTGCCTTTAACTCAACAGGATTTGGTTCAAACCCAGGAGCCTGAGTGGTTTTCTCTCACCCGTATGGAGCGGCTGGCGCTTTTCGGGTGCTTTATATTGGGGTCAATTGGGTGTTTTGCGATATGCTTTATGCTATTCCCGGTACTGGCATTGAAGCCACGGAAGTTTGGTATGCTTTGGTCTATGGGATCTATGTTGTTTATTCTTGCATTTGGGGTGCTTCAAGGGCCTGTGGCGTACATGAAGCACCTGACTTCGAAGGATCGGCTTCCGTTTACgttgtttttctttttaacCTGTTTCCTGACGATCTACTTTGCAGCATTTACTAGGAGTACTTTGTTGACGATTCCGTGTGCGTTGCTAGAActtgttgctgttgtttATTACGCGATTAGTTATTTCCCGTTTGGTGGCCAGGGACTAAGAATGATGAGCACATTTGGGCTGAGCAGCGCACGTGGCGCGCTTAGGATATAA
- the APL4 gene encoding AP-1 complex subunit gamma (Syntenic homolog of Ashbya gossypii ADR064C; Syntenic homolog of Saccharomyces cerevisiae YPR029C (APL4)) produces the protein MGSLNTFIKDVRAAKTLAEERSIITKESAKIRTKLKDDHLSLSKRRKNIHKLLYLYVLGEKTHFAQVECINLIASESFEDKRLGYLAAMLLLDSNQELLTLLTNLLSSDLRNSSKYIVSAALGTFGALASPALARDLYLDVENILKTSREPYILKKALQCAAKIVSTGDDYVGTFYPYVSAILTKSDLCTHGVLFGVNKLIQEILNVTNLQELTDYDLIARSIASVVPGILALLKSLNEATFTPEFDAHGMCDPFLQVEMLHSLCAIFTRFPKEASSYVERLHSLLSDIATRMQLGSNSSNAVLYEVVRTIFVLDTKRPLRVQAVNLLAKLLSSNDMNTKYIALNTLARVVAVEPQAVQGHRKFISQCLFDPDVSIQKRSLELMFTIMEDSNMKDTVDELIKFLSNCDGEDRDHIIYTVEHLINKFGIREVRDEKWKLSTMIRILCIVGEYLTAEIIGDILIMLNNVSDQAGKKQIACQILKLTLGKDKIDISEENSGWKLITVWTIGEYAELILDTVTCTALTKYLCNLDSINSDDYKLIGYILTAALKLSGKCKDAASIEKLRRLINSHTNDTDLLLQSKAVHYSILFNQPQHVKAKFLEKMPVFVKVQQNTTPGNEQNKSSSPSSAKPAESDLLGDLLSDIPSDNTNMRKPEVRPQNSAAVLSDLFSNTSLSSRENNKPVSTQKPVVSPFQNQQPLSPVKVVHIPDRAIKMHSSSAVNIFGEIVSSKPGEANIQLYYKAQKTISRLVILAAVSKTQKLTLGSLSNVDLAPGSVSKQLLNVTGTGILKLRIKLDSSNNVKEQFDYKFDTTL, from the coding sequence ATGGGATCCCTAAATACATTCATAAAAGATGTTAGAGCTGCCAAGACATTGGCAGAAGAAAGATCAATTATTACAAAGGAATCGGCTAAAATTAGGACGAAGTTGAAGGATGACCATTTATCTCTGTCAAAAAGGCGGAAGAACATTCATAAGTTGTTGTACCTGTATGTGCTTGGCGAAAAAACTCACTTTGCACAGGTTGAATGCATTAATTTGATTGCCTCTGAGTCGTTTGAAGACAAGAGGTTAGGGTACCTTGCTGCCATGCTGCTTCTAGACTCGAATCAGGAGCTGCTTACTTTGTTGACGAACCTCTTAAGCAGCGATTTGCGTAATTCATCAAAGTATATTGTTTCGGCTGCTTTGGGGACGTTTGGGGCTCTGGCTTCCCCTGCGCTGGCTCGGGATCTGTATTTGGACGTGGAGAACATCCTGAAGACTTCACGGGAGCCttatattttgaagaaagCGCTACAGTGCGCTGCAAAGATAGTTTCCACCGGGGATGATTATGTGGGGACGTTTTATCCTTACGTTTCTGCCATTCTGACGAAGTCTGATCTCTGCACGCACGGTGTGCTATTTGGTGTGAACAAGCTGATCCAGGAGATACTCAATGTCACGAACCTACAAGAATTAACAGACTACGATCTTATTGCAAGGTCAATTGCTAGCGTAGTCCCTGGGATATTGGCGCTACTGAAGTCCCTGAACGAGGCGACCTTCACTCCCGAGTTTGATGCGCATGGCATGTGTGATCCCTTTTTGCAGGTTGAGATGCTACACAGTCTTTGCGCCATTTTTACTAGGTTTCCAAAAGAAGCGTCTTCCTATGTCGAACGGCTGCACAGTTTGCTGTCTGATATTGCTACTCGAATGCAATTAGGTAGCAACAGCTCTAATGCAGTTCTATACGAAGTTGTACGCAcaatttttgttttagACACAAAACGCCCATTAAGGGTGCAAGCTGTCAACCTGTTGGCTAAATTGCTCTCCAGCAATGATATGAACACCAAATACATCGCTTTGAACACCTTAGCTCGCGTTGTAGCAGTGGAACCACAGGCTGTTCAAGGTCACAGGAAATTCATATCCCAATGTTTGTTTGACCCTGATGTATCGATACAAAAAAGGTCGCTTGAATTGATGTTCACCATTATGGAGGATTCTAATATGAAGGATACAGTGGATGAACTCATAAAATTTTTGTCAAACTGCGATGGTGAAGATCGTGATCATATTATATACACTGTTGAACATCTAATTAACAAGTTTGGCATTCGTGAAGTGAGAGATGAGAAGTGGAAACTGTCGACTATGATACGAATCCTGTGCATTGTCGGCGAGTACCTTACAGCAGAAATTATTGGCGATATTCTCATCATGCTCAATAACGTTTCAGATCAGGCAGGAAAGAAGCAAATAGCTTGTCAGATTTTAAAACTCACACTAGGGAAAGATAAAATTGATATTTCAGAGGAGAACAGTGGTTGGAAACTAATAACTGTTTGGACAATAGGAGAATACGCAGAATTGATCCTAGATACTGTTACATGTACTGCTCTAACCAAATACTTATGCAATTTGGACAGCATAAATTCAGATGACTACAAGTTAATCGGCTATATTCTAACTGCGGCTTTAAAACTGTCAGGAAAATGCAAAGATGCAGCTAGCATAGAAAAACTAAGAAGACTCATCAATTCTCATACAAACGACACAGATTTGCTTCTACAGTCCAAGGCAGTCCATTACAGCATTCTTTTCAACCAACCACAACATGTGAAGGCCAAGTTCCTTGAAAAAATGCCGGTATTTGTCAAGGTGCAGCAAAACACAACGCCAGGAAATGAACAAAATAAGTCTTCGTCACCCTCCAGCGCCAAACCTGCCGAGTCTGATTTATTGGGCGATCTATTGAGTGACATACCAAGCGATAATACCAACATGAGGAAGCCGGAAGTTCGGCCGCAGAACTCTGCAGCAGTATTATCCGATCTTTTTAGCAACACCTCTTTGAGTAGCAGGGAGAATAATAAACCCGTTAGCACTCAAAAGCCAGTCGTAAGTCCGTTTCAGAATCAACAGCCATTGTCGCCAGTTAAAGTTGTTCATATTCCAGATCGTGCTATTAAAATGCATAGTTCTAGTGCTGTGAATATATTCGGGGAAATCGTGTCTTCAAAACCAGGAGAGGCCAACATTCAGTTATACTATAAGGCCCAAAAAACAATTTCTCGCCTTGTTATTCTGGCCGCTGTCTCCAAAACTCAGAAGTTAACATTAGGATCGCTAAGCAACGTCGATTTGGCCCCTGGTAGTGTTTCTAAACAGTTATTGAATGTTACTGGTACTGGTATCCTAAAGTTGAGAATCAAATTAGACTCAAGTAACAACGTGAAAGAACAATTTGATTACAAGTTTGATACAACATTATAA
- the ATH1 gene encoding alpha,alpha-trehalase ATH1 (Syntenic homolog of Ashbya gossypii AGL271W; Syntenic homolog of Saccharomyces cerevisiae YPR026W (ATH1)) gives MRDVITSLFLKPQQRRTGSTCVDIESDPVSNKATDFTVGQEPVISEPRKSTKTLNLMSRMMAALTVVILVVTLLAPFSVGTGRDMILLSPVPESRKVGGGKEGMDAELQDRFRVSQHRSTSKKLYELLRDSEKTFYDEEEQVLGTTVASRNTYSRQPYVANGYIGSRIPNVGFGYALDELSLWTGDSDIPGALDNGWPLRNQRFAGAFVSDFYGLVENINSTNFRELDEEGYTTVISAIPQWTDLRLSVFKDNDDNPYATLSPVELDLSQVSQYTQNLSLQDGIVCTEFNWMNLLHIKTSVIAHRKIFTLGLVEMEVSLLEDVKLGKGGSLHVEIEDMFDFESSRRTFLRDHGYDDEGIYMVVEPENVPYSNASLYSRCDVEGGSEVSDVERYVTNNTVIQSHSVYLDHSSPIVVVQKYVGIVSTEYNEEPISNLARAKEVVQDCFGSFDALLSWHREAWANLYADASIEIPSDFLLELAAKSSLYHLLANTRSQNVSSSRGLPVAVAGLSSDSYGGMVFWDADTWILPGILPFFPDIAKEMANYRNATHFQAIENAQKYNYSGALYPWTSGRFANCTSTGPCVDYEYHINIDIAMSSLSIYMNGADGVDDDYLRYTTWPLIREAANFFTEYVRYNETLDAYTTHNMTDPDEFANFIDNGAFTNAGIKTLYKWATDVGNHLEEEIDPMWSEISEKIHIPTSPTNITLEYTGMNATVDIKQADVMLMVYPLGYITDESILNNAIQNLYYYSERQSASGPAMTFPVFVAAAAALLNHGCSSQSYLYKSVVPYLRSPFLQFSEQSDDNFLTNGLTQPAFPFLTANGGYLQALLFGLTGLRYSYTVNPETKKMERLLKFNPIALPMLPGGIRINNFKYMGQVLDISVGDYNASIYHKYGDVPINIKVPDRSVLRDREIPFPSSSNKVQARDMIDYTELKDSNYHTVYPGEKLVLPVFTPGLNIEKNIAEGKQITNLTRGVPGDVAISMVDGNNYTHWQPFNKSERALMLIDLGSEEDFEITGGKIVWGARPAVNLSLSILPHYENMTAVLDSVIETYQKNASSKLTSVRHKGSSGGVPNGSVHTSPDIIGSTIDMGIREIFNWNLIDFDEISAIAPEVLPKFRNFVTILDDHPVEPTQPFFHDVFNQSQIVILPSNETDFYIDYDKVAELNPGYTAIDFKKNDNTWRKTRFVMVTVEGVYDEDDDPYGATIKEIALMST, from the coding sequence ATGCGGGACGTAATAACGTCGTTGTTTCTCAAGCCACAACAACGAAGGACTGGTAGTACCTGTGTTGATATAGAATCAGATCCTGTTTCAAATAAGGCTACAGATTTCACAGTAGGTCAGGAACCAGTCATCTCTGAACCTAGAAAGTCAACGAAAACGTTAAACTTAATGTCAAGGATGATGGCGGCATTAACGGTAGTGATCCTAGTGGTTACGTTATTGGCGCCTTTTAGTGTAGGGACAGGTAGAGATATGATATTATTATCCCCTGTCCCAGAATCTAGGAAGGTCGGTGGGGGGAAAGAGGGCATGGATGCTGAGCTTCAAGATCGGTTCCGCGTTTCGCAGCACCGTAGCACATCGAAGAAGCTATATGAGCTTCTCAGGGACAGTGAAAAGACGTTTTATGATGAGGAGGAACAGGTGTTGGGAACGACGGTTGCTTCGCGGAACACATATTCTAGGCAGCCCTATGTTGCGAACGGTTATATTGGGTCAAGAATTCCAAATGTTGGTTTTGGGTATGCTTTGGATGAGTTGAGCCTATGGACAGGTGATTCTGATATTCCAGGGGCGTTGGATAATGGATGGCCGTTGAGGAATCAAAGGTTTGCAGGTGCATTTGTTTCTGATTTCTATGGGTTGGTGGAGAATATAAACTCCACGAACTTTCGTGAGTTGGACGAGGAGGGTTATACTACTGTTATATCAGCTATACCGCAGTGGACTGATCTCCGTTTGTCGGTGTTCAAGGACAATGATGACAACCCGTATGCAACCCTTTCTCCGGTTGAGCTTGATTTGAGCCAGGTCTCACAGTATACGCAAAATCTTTCTCTTCAGGATGGCATTGTGTGCACAGAGTTCAATTGGATGAACTTGTTACATATTAAAACTTCTGTTATCGCTCATAGAAAGATATTTACCCTTGGTTTAGTTGAAATGGAAGTTAGCCTTTTGGAAGATGTAAAGCTTGGAAAAGGAGGGAGCCTTCATGTAGAGATTGAAGATATGTTTGACTTTGAATCATCAAGAAGAACATTTTTGAGAGATCATGGctatgatgatgaaggtATTTACATGGTAGTGGAGCCGGAAAATGTTCCCTACTCTAATGCATCACTTTACTCTAGGTGTGACGTTGAAGGAGGGTCAGAAGTATCTGATGTGGAGCGATATGTTACGAATAATACTGTCATTCAGTCCCATTCTGTTTACCTAGATCATTCGTCGCCAATTGTAGTGGTTCAAAAGTATGTTGGTATTGTATCGACAGAATATAATGAAGAGCCGATCAGCAATTTAGCACGTGCCAAGGAAGTCGTCCAGGATTGTTTCGGTTCTTTTGATGCGTTATTGTCTTGGCATCGTGAAGCATGGGCAAATTTGTACGCGGATGCATCTATTGAAATTCCATCTGATTTCCTATTGGAATTAGCTGCGAAGTCATCTTTGTACCATTTGTTAGCAAATACCCGCTCGCAAAACGTCTCATCTTCTCGTGGTTTACCAGTTGCGGTAGCGGGTCTATCCAGTGATTCATATGGAGGAATGGTGTTTTGGGATGCTGACACTTGGATCTTACCTGGTATCCTTCCATTCTTCCCCGATATAGCTAAGGAAATGGCAAACTATCGTAATGCTACCCATTTCCAAGCTATTGAAAATGCACAGAAGTACAACTACTCTGGTGCATTATACCCTTGGACTTCTGGTAGGTTTGCCAACTGTACTTCGACCGGACCCTGTGTGGACTATGAGTACCATATTAATATCGATATTGCGATGAGTTCATTGTCAATATATATGAATGGAGCTGACGGCGTTGATGATGATTATTTGAGATACACCACTTGGCCATTGATCAGAGAAGCAGCAAACTTCTTCACAGAATATGTTAGATACAACGAGACGCTAGATGCATATACTACGCATAATATGACTGACCCTGACGAGTTTGCAAACTTTATTGATAATGGTGCGTTTACTAATGCTGGTATTAAGACATTGTATAAATGGGCAACGGACGTTGGTAACCATTTGGAGGAAGAGATTGATCCCATGTGGAGCGAAATTTCCGAAAAGATTCATATTCCAACATCCCCAACCAATATTACACTAGAATACACTGGTATGAATGCAACTGTTGATATTAAGCAGGCTGACGTTATGTTGATGGTTTACCCCTTAGGTTATATTACAGATGAAAGCATTTTGAACAATGCTATACAGAATTTGTACTATTATTCAGAACGTCAATCTGCGTCCGGGCCTGCCATGACATTCCCTGTTTTTGTTGCCGCCGCTGCTGCATTGTTGAACCATGGATGTTCATCTCAAAGTTACTTGTACAAATCAGTTGTTCCTTACCTTCGTTCACCATTCCTCCAATTCAGCGAGCAATCCGATGATAACTTTTTAACCAACGGATTGACACAACCTGCGTTCCCCTTTTTAACTGCTAACGGGGGTTACTTGCAGGCGCTTTTATTTGGACTAACTGGATTAAGATACTCATACACTGTGAATCCAGAAACGAAGAAAATGGAACGACTATTGAAATTTAATCCTATAGCATTACCCATGTTGCCTGGTGGAATTCGTATTAATAACTTCAAATATATGGGACAGGTTTTAGACATATCTGTGGGAGACTACAATGCTTCTATTTACCACAAATATGGTGATGTTCCGATCAACATAAAGGTTCCTGATAGATCAGTTTTACGTGATCGTGAAATCCCTTTCCCTAGTAGCTCAAATAAGGTACAGGCAAGAGATATGATCGATTACACAGAACTCAAAGATTCCAACTACCATACTGTCTATCCAGGAGAGAAGTTAGTTTTACCTGTTTTCACTCCCGGTTTAAACATTGAGAAAAACATAGCGGAGGGGAAACAGATAACAAACCTAACAAGAGGTGTACCAGGAGATGTTGCTATCTCAATGGTTGATGGTAACAATTACACTCACTGGCAACCATTTAATAAATCTGAGCGCGCATTGATGTTAATAGATCTCGGTAGCGAAGAGGATTTTGAAATTACTGGTGGTAAAATCGTTTGGGGCGCAAGACCTGCCGTAAATCTCTCGTTATCCATTCTTCCGCATTACGAAAATATGACTGCAGTATTGGACTCAGTCATAGAAACATATCAAAAAAACGCTTCCTCAAAGCTAACTTCTGTCCGTCATAAAGGTAGCTCCGGTGGCGTGCCGAACGGCAGCGTACACACATCTCCTGACATTATTGGTAGTACCATTGATATGGGTATAAGGGAAATATTTAATTGGAACCTGATTGATTTCGATGAAATATCCGCCATAGCTCCCGAAGTTCTGCCAAAGTTCAGGAATTTTGTTACTATTTTAGATGACCACCCTGTTGAACCTACTCAGCCTTTCTTCCATGACGTTTTCAATCAATCTCAAATTGTGATATTGCCCAGCAATGAGACGGACTTCTACATTGATTACGATAAAGTAGCTGAATTGAACCCAGGTTATACCGCCATTGACTTCAAGAAGAATGACAATACCTGGAGAAAGACAAGATTTGTTATGGTTACAGTAGAAGGAGTAtacgatgaagatgatgacCCATATGGTGCAACAATTAAGGAAATCGCATTGATGAGTACATGA